Proteins from a genomic interval of Rosa chinensis cultivar Old Blush chromosome 2, RchiOBHm-V2, whole genome shotgun sequence:
- the LOC121051241 gene encoding uncharacterized protein LOC121051241, which translates to MKTFSVHSSFPQLILLSFNIQFQVVKSVLRNDRDFQMLFCYARIHRLECVDISVLKIGGGCRRNCSLDSGSEVIDEDDYLGDAFRTEVHKTYLSDEWSSYIHNVGDKFHGAAELHEKLRKYAIAVDFEFVFLRNDLDRIHAVCANVGTEGCDWHLRAFSSSANDYIDKYFHVDMFKKSYSFPIHPITNVDMSSSDSASECILHPLAKRPPGRPRVKRFKSVGEVEKNLIRCGRCGKMGTHNKLSCTEPLVQQ; encoded by the exons ATGAAGACATTTTCCGTACATTCCAGTTTTCCCCAACTGATATTGTTGAGCTTCAATATTCAGTTCCAGGTTGTGAAGTCTGTTCTGCGTAATGATCGTGATTTCCAGATGCTGTTTTGCTATGCTAGAATACATAGGCTAGAGTGTGTTGATATTTCAGTTTTAAAGATTGGGGGAGGTTGTAGGAGAAACTGTTCACTGGATAGTGGTTCGGAAGTtattgatgaagatgattaTTTGGGTGATGCATTCAGGACTGAAGTTCACAAGACGTATTTGTCTGATGAGTGGAGTTCTTATATTCATAATGTCGGGGATAAGTTTCATGGCGCTGCTGAGCTCCATGAAAAGCTTAGGAAGTATGCAATTGCAGTTGATTTCGAGTTTGTATTCCTGAGAAATGATTTGGATCGTATTCATGCAGTCTGTGCAAATGTTGGAACTGAAGGTTGTGATTGGCATCTTCGTGCTTTTTCATCATCTGCCAATG attatattgataAGTACTTTCATGTTGATATGTTCAAGAAGAGCTACAGTTTTCCTATCCATCCGATAACCAATGTTGATATGTCTTCTTCGGATTCTGCTTCTGAATGTATATTACATCCCCTTGCGAAGAGGCCCCCCgggaggcctagggtgaagcggttcaagtCGGTTGGAGAGGTTGAAAAGAATCTGATTCGTTGTGGTCGTTGTGGCAAAATGGGCACTCATAACAAGTTGAGCTGCACTGAACCTCTCGTTCAGCAGTAG